One stretch of Eretmochelys imbricata isolate rEreImb1 chromosome 1, rEreImb1.hap1, whole genome shotgun sequence DNA includes these proteins:
- the UNC50 gene encoding protein unc-50 homolog, translated as MLPTTSVSSQNQGNGALNSRDAARHTAGAKRYKYLRRLLHFRQMDFEFAVWQMLYLFTSPQRVYRNFHYRKQTKDQWARDDPAFLVLLSIWLCVSTIGFGFVLDMGFFQTIKLLLWVVFIDCVGVGLLIATLMWFISNKYLVKRQSRDYDVEWGYAFDVHLNAFYPLLVILHFIQLFFINYVISTASFMGYFVGNTVWLIAIGYYIYVTFLGYSALPFLKNTVILLYPFALLILLYVLSLALGWNFTKTLCTFYEFRVK; from the exons ATGTTGCCGACCACTTCAGTTAGTTCCCAAAACCAGGGCAATGGTGCGTTAAACTCCAGGGATGCAGCGCGACATACAGCGGGTGCAAAACGCTACAAATACCTGAGGAGGCTCCTTCACTTCCGGCAGATGGACTTTGAGTTTGCTGTTTGGCAGATGCTCTACCTGTTCACTTCACCACAGAGAGTTTATAGAAACTTTCATTACCGGAAACAAACAAAGGACCAGTGGGCAAGAGATGATCCTGCTTTCTTGGTATTGCTGAGTATCTGGCTGTGTG tttcTACTATAGgatttggatttgtgctggacatgggaTTTTTTCAAACGATAAAACTACTTCTTTGGGTTGTGTTTATAGACTGTGTAGGCGTTGGCCTTCTAATAGCAACTTTAATGTG gtttatttctaaTAAGTACTTGGTAAAACGACAGAGCAGAGACTATGATGTGGAATGGGGATATGCCTTTGATGTTCATCTGAATGCTTTCTATCCACTTCTAGTCATTTTGCATTTTATCCAACTGTTTTTCATCAATT ATGTTATCTCAACAGCCTCATTCATGGGATATTTTGTTGGGAATACAGTGTGGCTGATTGCAATTGGTTATTATATCTACGTAACATTTCTAGGGTACAGTG CATTGCCATTTTTGAAGAACACAGTTATCCTTTTGTATCCATTTGCACTCTTAATTCTGCTATATGTGCTCTCATTAGCACTGGGATGGAACTTCACCAAGACACTTTGTACTTTCTATGAATTCAGAGTGAAATAA